Proteins encoded by one window of Blautia luti:
- the hrcA gene encoding heat-inducible transcriptional repressor HrcA, which yields MDQELDDRKKKILKAIIKTYMETGEPVGSRTISKFADLNVSSATIRNEMSDLTDMGYIVQPHTSAGRIPSDKGYRLYVDELMKEKESEVQEIKDLMIEKTDKLDKMLKQVAKVLASNTNYATMISVPQYSGSKIKFIQLSRVTPLQLVAVVVSDNNVIRNQIINLDEEMDDQTILKLNLLLNTNLNGVPIQDINLGMIARLKEQAGVHGSVVGTVLDAVADTIQVDEDDMQIYTSGATNIFKYPELADTSKASELISAFEEKQDLVDLVKERMSDTENTGIQVYIGDEMPVQTMKDCSVVTATYELGKGMHGTIGIIGPKRMDYANVVDSLKALKVQLDELIKKES from the coding sequence ATGGATCAGGAATTAGATGATCGTAAAAAGAAAATACTAAAAGCCATCATCAAAACCTACATGGAAACAGGCGAACCGGTGGGTTCCCGGACCATTTCCAAGTTTGCAGATTTAAATGTAAGCTCTGCCACCATCCGGAATGAGATGTCAGACCTGACAGATATGGGATATATCGTACAGCCCCACACCTCAGCCGGAAGAATTCCTTCTGATAAAGGTTATCGCCTCTACGTAGACGAGCTGATGAAAGAAAAGGAATCAGAGGTTCAGGAAATCAAGGATCTCATGATAGAGAAAACTGACAAACTGGATAAAATGCTGAAGCAGGTAGCAAAGGTACTGGCCTCCAATACCAACTATGCAACCATGATCTCTGTTCCACAGTACAGCGGAAGCAAGATTAAATTCATCCAGCTTTCCCGCGTAACACCCCTTCAGCTTGTAGCAGTAGTAGTGAGTGATAACAATGTCATCCGAAACCAGATCATCAATCTGGATGAGGAGATGGACGATCAGACAATCCTGAAATTAAATCTTCTTCTTAACACCAACTTAAATGGGGTGCCCATTCAGGATATCAACCTGGGAATGATCGCCCGCCTGAAAGAACAGGCAGGTGTACATGGCTCTGTGGTTGGCACAGTCCTTGATGCAGTGGCAGACACCATCCAGGTAGACGAAGACGATATGCAGATATATACTTCAGGAGCAACCAACATTTTCAAGTATCCGGAGCTTGCAGACACAAGCAAAGCGAGCGAGTTGATTTCAGCATTTGAAGAGAAGCAGGATCTGGTAGACCTGGTGAAAGAGAGAATGTCTGATACCGAGAACACAGGAATTCAGGTGTACATTGGTGATGAGATGCCGGTGCAGACCATGAAAGACTGCAGTGTGGTGACAGCTACTTACGAACTTGGAAAAGGAATGCATGGTACCATTGGTATCATCGGTCCGAAGCGTATGGATTATGCAAATGTAGTTGACAGCCTGAAGGCTTTGAAAGTCCAGCTGGACGAACTGATTAAGAAAGAGAGTTAG
- the uvrB gene encoding excinuclease ABC subunit UvrB has product MQNSQQIFKLHSEYKPTGDQPQAIEKLVRGFKEGNQFETLLGVTGSGKTFTMANVIARLNKPTLVLAHNKTLAAQLYGEMKEFFPENAVEYFVSYYDYYQPEAYVPSSDTYIAKDSSINDEIDKLRLSATAAMSERKDVVVISSVSCIYGLGSPQEFFDMMISLRPGMTKDRDEVIRELIDIQYTRNEMDFHRSTFRVRGDTLEIFPANSSDTAVRVEFFGDEIDRISEIDVLTGEIKCQRSHISIFPASHYVVPAEQIQRAAVAIEEELKERVEYFKSEDKLLEAQRISERTNFDIEMMKETGFCSGIENYSRHLSGLKPGQPPYTLLDYFGDDFLLIIDESHITVSQVGGMYAGDQSRKQTLVDYGFRLPSAKDNRPLSFEEFESKLDQVMFVSATPGQYEYDHELLRAEQIIRPTGLLDPKVEVRPIEGQIDDLIGEVNKEVSKKHKILITTLTKRMAEDLTEYMKEVGIRVRYLHSDIDTLERARIIRDMRLDVFDVLVGINLLREGLDIPEITLVAILDADKEGFLRSETSLIQTIGRAARNSEGHVIMYADNMTDSMNKAITETNRRRTIQEAYNKEHGITPTTIKKAVRDLIAVSKAVAETEVRLQKDPESMTRKELTKLIAQVEKQMRAAAADLNFEQAAELRDKMIDLKKNLDTLDK; this is encoded by the coding sequence GTGCAAAATTCACAACAAATCTTCAAATTACACTCCGAATACAAACCCACCGGTGACCAGCCTCAGGCAATCGAAAAACTGGTCAGGGGCTTCAAGGAAGGCAACCAGTTTGAGACTTTGCTTGGTGTTACAGGTTCCGGTAAGACCTTCACTATGGCGAATGTCATTGCCCGGCTCAACAAACCAACTTTGGTACTTGCGCACAATAAAACACTGGCAGCACAGCTTTACGGAGAGATGAAAGAATTCTTCCCTGAGAACGCAGTGGAATATTTTGTCTCCTATTATGACTACTATCAGCCGGAGGCTTATGTCCCGTCCTCAGACACCTATATTGCTAAAGATTCCTCCATCAATGACGAAATTGACAAACTCCGTCTCTCTGCCACAGCCGCAATGTCAGAGCGGAAAGACGTAGTGGTCATTTCCTCCGTTTCCTGTATCTACGGACTGGGTTCCCCTCAGGAATTCTTTGACATGATGATTTCCCTGCGTCCGGGAATGACCAAAGACCGGGATGAGGTGATCCGGGAACTGATCGACATTCAATATACCAGAAATGAGATGGACTTCCACCGAAGCACCTTCCGTGTCCGCGGAGATACTTTGGAAATTTTCCCTGCCAATAGCTCCGATACAGCTGTGAGAGTAGAATTTTTCGGAGATGAGATTGACCGTATTTCAGAAATTGATGTACTGACAGGAGAAATCAAATGCCAGCGTTCTCATATCAGTATCTTTCCTGCATCCCACTATGTAGTGCCAGCAGAACAGATCCAGAGAGCAGCTGTAGCCATAGAAGAAGAATTAAAAGAACGTGTAGAGTATTTCAAAAGTGAAGACAAGCTTCTGGAAGCTCAGCGAATCTCAGAACGCACCAATTTCGACATTGAAATGATGAAAGAAACAGGATTCTGTTCAGGAATCGAAAACTATTCCAGACATCTGTCAGGATTAAAGCCCGGACAGCCGCCATACACACTGCTGGACTATTTTGGAGATGACTTCTTACTTATTATAGATGAATCTCATATTACAGTCTCTCAGGTAGGAGGAATGTACGCCGGTGACCAGAGCCGGAAACAGACACTGGTAGACTACGGATTTCGGCTTCCTTCAGCCAAAGACAACCGCCCCTTAAGCTTCGAAGAATTTGAATCCAAACTGGATCAGGTAATGTTTGTATCCGCCACTCCGGGACAATATGAGTATGATCACGAACTCCTCCGCGCAGAACAGATCATCCGTCCAACCGGACTTCTGGATCCGAAAGTAGAAGTCCGCCCCATTGAAGGCCAGATTGATGATCTGATCGGAGAAGTAAACAAAGAAGTGTCAAAGAAACACAAAATCCTGATCACCACTCTTACCAAACGAATGGCAGAAGACCTGACAGAATATATGAAAGAAGTAGGAATACGGGTTCGCTATCTCCATTCTGATATCGATACCTTAGAGCGTGCCCGGATCATCCGGGATATGCGTCTGGATGTTTTTGATGTACTGGTAGGAATCAACCTCCTTCGAGAAGGCCTGGACATCCCGGAAATCACCCTGGTAGCAATCCTGGATGCAGATAAAGAAGGTTTCCTCCGTTCTGAAACCTCCCTCATCCAGACCATCGGACGAGCTGCACGAAACAGCGAAGGCCACGTAATCATGTACGCAGACAATATGACCGATTCCATGAACAAAGCCATCACCGAAACCAACCGCCGCCGAACCATTCAGGAAGCCTACAACAAAGAACACGGAATCACTCCGACTACTATCAAAAAAGCAGTCCGCGACCTCATCGCCGTATCCAAAGCAGTAGCCGAAACTGAAGTCCGACTTCAGAAAGACCCAGAGTCCATGACCCGCAAAGAACTCACCAAACTCATCGCCCAGGTAGAAAAACAAATGCGCGCCGCAGCTGCAGACCTCAACTTCGAACAAGCCGCCGAACTCCGCGATAAAATGATCGACCTGAAAAAGAACCTGGATACTCTGGATAAATAA
- a CDS encoding GH36-type glycosyl hydrolase domain-containing protein, with product MKHIKFIDNHGSFCINRPENTSYLYFPLASETGLKSSVTPDLGGDSKINQDTFLLEPVSSENLHNNRSSRNFWIVKEGHAPYSTTGASAQQEADRFTSRQEDSELTAGFMWQTLKRTSRELGLISTVTSFIPKSDNVEIMYVTVENQTDTVQKFTAYGAIPVYGRSADNIRDHRNVTSMLHRIETTEHGIDVCPTMSFDERGHQPNHKIYYVNGCSGKGESPISYYPTVEDFIGEGGTYTHPRAVYEGYKGLPAHSLAAGKEAMGAFCFSSFTLAPGEKTDFILLSGIADSKEEIENIFEKYNTSDKVKNALEETRIYWKKQVNVDFHTQDPDFDSYMKWVSFQPFLRRLFGCSFLPHHDYGRGGRGWRDLWQDCLSLLLMNPQNVGAMIKKNYGGVRIDGTNATIIGDGDGNFIADRNGIARVWMDHALWPLITTSLYINQTGDIEILKKQVPYFKDAQTMRGTEIDTLWNDAYGNKQRTEDGQVYTGSVLEHILIQQLAAFYDVGVHNIYRLRGADWNDALDMAAENGESVAFTCAYAGNLHTLASILRLMESTGETSIPLSEEIEILLNDQTDMFDSVSEKKKVLTEYAKSCRHNLSGRKKNFSLSTLAANLIQKSNWLTDHIRSQEWIDGKDSEEGWYNSYYDNHGEAVEGFHHEQVRMMLTGQVFSIMGNVATDAQIRKIVKSADHYLYRKEIGGYRLNTDFQELKFDMGRMFGFAYGEKENGAVFSHMAVMYANALYQRGFAKEGWKALRSLSDTALDFDTSHIYPGIPEYFRSDGRGMYHYLTGAASWYLFTMITEVFGVRGVSGNLLIHPKLLAEQFDESGTASVSVTFAGKQFHVTYRNTDRKDYGSYHIAAADCDKTAIEIAEDSHIMISREFINNLSSDLHEITVTLA from the coding sequence TTGAAACATATTAAGTTTATTGATAATCATGGAAGCTTTTGTATAAACAGACCGGAAAATACCAGTTATCTTTATTTTCCTCTTGCATCAGAAACAGGTCTGAAAAGCTCCGTCACACCAGATCTTGGAGGTGACAGCAAGATCAATCAGGACACCTTCCTGCTGGAACCAGTCAGTTCCGAAAATCTTCATAACAACCGTTCTTCCAGAAATTTCTGGATCGTAAAGGAAGGACATGCCCCTTATTCAACAACAGGTGCTTCCGCGCAGCAGGAGGCAGACCGTTTTACCAGTAGACAGGAAGACAGTGAACTGACCGCCGGATTTATGTGGCAGACTCTGAAAAGAACTTCCAGAGAACTTGGGCTCATCTCCACAGTTACTTCTTTTATCCCCAAAAGTGATAATGTGGAGATTATGTATGTGACGGTTGAAAACCAGACAGATACTGTACAGAAATTTACTGCATATGGTGCAATTCCTGTTTACGGAAGAAGTGCGGATAACATTCGTGATCATCGAAATGTCACTTCCATGCTCCATCGTATCGAGACAACAGAACATGGAATCGACGTCTGCCCCACCATGTCATTTGACGAGCGGGGACATCAGCCAAATCATAAAATCTATTATGTAAATGGCTGTTCCGGAAAAGGTGAAAGTCCGATTTCCTATTATCCGACTGTAGAAGATTTTATCGGAGAAGGCGGCACTTATACCCATCCACGTGCAGTATATGAAGGATATAAAGGACTTCCCGCACACAGTCTGGCAGCAGGAAAGGAAGCAATGGGTGCTTTCTGTTTCTCATCTTTCACACTGGCTCCCGGTGAAAAAACAGACTTTATTTTATTATCAGGTATTGCCGACAGTAAAGAAGAAATTGAAAATATTTTTGAAAAATACAATACTTCCGATAAAGTGAAAAATGCACTGGAAGAAACCAGAATTTACTGGAAAAAACAGGTAAACGTTGACTTCCACACACAGGATCCTGACTTTGACAGTTATATGAAATGGGTAAGTTTTCAGCCATTCCTGCGCCGTTTATTTGGCTGTTCTTTCCTTCCTCATCATGATTACGGACGCGGTGGACGCGGATGGCGTGATCTGTGGCAGGATTGCCTTTCTCTTCTGCTGATGAATCCTCAGAATGTAGGTGCCATGATTAAAAAGAATTATGGCGGCGTACGTATTGATGGTACAAATGCTACTATTATCGGAGACGGTGACGGCAATTTTATCGCTGACAGAAACGGAATCGCACGTGTATGGATGGATCATGCACTCTGGCCGCTAATCACGACCAGTCTTTATATTAATCAGACCGGAGATATAGAGATCCTTAAGAAACAGGTTCCTTATTTTAAAGATGCACAAACCATGCGCGGCACAGAAATTGATACTCTCTGGAATGACGCATATGGAAATAAACAGCGCACCGAAGACGGTCAGGTATATACCGGAAGTGTTCTGGAGCACATTCTGATCCAGCAGCTTGCCGCTTTTTATGATGTAGGTGTTCATAATATTTACCGTCTCCGCGGAGCTGACTGGAACGATGCCCTGGATATGGCAGCAGAAAATGGTGAAAGTGTTGCCTTTACCTGTGCTTATGCGGGCAATCTCCATACTCTTGCTTCCATATTACGCCTTATGGAATCTACAGGCGAAACCAGTATCCCGCTGTCAGAGGAAATTGAAATCCTGCTGAATGACCAGACAGATATGTTTGACAGTGTATCTGAAAAGAAAAAGGTTCTTACTGAATATGCCAAAAGCTGCAGGCATAACCTGAGCGGCAGAAAGAAAAACTTCTCTCTCTCCACACTTGCTGCCAACCTGATCCAGAAATCCAACTGGCTGACAGATCATATCCGTTCACAGGAATGGATTGATGGCAAAGACAGCGAAGAAGGATGGTATAACAGCTATTACGATAATCATGGAGAGGCAGTGGAAGGTTTCCACCATGAACAGGTGCGTATGATGCTCACAGGCCAGGTTTTCTCTATTATGGGAAATGTTGCCACTGATGCGCAGATCAGAAAAATCGTAAAAAGCGCAGATCATTATCTTTACAGAAAAGAAATTGGCGGTTACCGCCTGAACACAGATTTTCAGGAACTGAAGTTTGATATGGGACGTATGTTCGGTTTCGCTTATGGCGAAAAAGAAAACGGTGCTGTTTTCTCTCATATGGCAGTTATGTATGCAAATGCCTTATATCAGAGAGGCTTTGCAAAAGAAGGCTGGAAAGCATTGCGTTCTCTGTCTGATACAGCTCTCGACTTTGATACCAGCCATATTTACCCAGGAATTCCTGAATATTTCCGTTCAGACGGACGTGGCATGTATCATTATCTGACAGGTGCTGCAAGCTGGTATCTTTTTACCATGATCACAGAGGTCTTTGGTGTCCGTGGAGTTTCCGGAAACCTTCTGATTCATCCAAAACTTCTGGCAGAACAGTTCGATGAATCAGGAACTGCTTCTGTCTCTGTTACTTTTGCAGGAAAACAGTTCCATGTTACCTACCGAAATACAGACAGAAAAGATTATGGTTCTTATCATATCGCCGCTGCGGACTGCGACAAAACAGCAATAGAAATCGCAGAAGATTCCCATATTATGATCTCCAGAGAATTTATTAACAACCTCTCTTCTGATCTTCATGAAATTACAGTGACACTTGCCTGA
- a CDS encoding GH36-type glycosyl hydrolase domain-containing protein, with translation MKYGYFDNENREYVITNPATPAPWVNYLGSPEYGAIISNNAGGYSFAKSGANGRILRYVFNNFDQPGRYIYIRDDRSSDFWSASWQPVGKDLAQYKSECRHGIGYTKISADYSDIHSEALYYVPLGKSYEVWALSVTNHSDHERNLTLSGYAEFTNHSNYEQDQVNLQYSLFISRTLFEGNRITQQIHGNLDAIPENEKVDGKNVTERFFGLAGAEVSSYCGDKNEFLGSYHGYGNPEGIVCGDLGDKTSYNENSCGALSCKITLKAGETRTIAFLLGMKPSSEAAEVIRCYENPAPTVAEELEALKADWNSKLDNLKVSTPSPEFDTMINTWNAYNCFMTFIWSRAASFIYCGLRNGYGYRDTVQDIQGIIHLAPKMALEKIRFMLSAQVNNGGGLPLVKFTHTPGKEDTPDDASYVQETGHPAYRADDALWLFPTVYKYISETGNTAFLDEVIPFANKDEATVYEHLKRAVAFSLNHLGPHGMPAGLYADWNDCLRLGANGESSFVALQFYYAMTILKIFAEYKKDTKYVQYLEETQKAFGEKVQELCWDNDRFVRGYTESGERIGEAAAPEANMWLNPQSWAVISGLASPEQGDAALNNVYERLNTEYGAILMDPPYHAHAFDGALAVIYNQGTKENSGIFSQSQGWLILAEALRGHGERAFTYFMENSPAAQNDCAEIRRLEPYCYGQFTEGKASKHFGRSHVHWLTGTASTVMVGCVEGILGLRPDLEGLRLSPSVPKSWKHFEIEKVFREKQLHISVENPDEKESGCCSLVLNGQKLADNYIPEKLLQDKNEVILTL, from the coding sequence ATGAAATACGGATATTTTGACAATGAAAACCGAGAATACGTGATTACTAATCCGGCAACACCTGCACCATGGGTAAACTATCTGGGTTCCCCGGAGTACGGTGCAATCATTTCCAATAATGCAGGAGGCTACAGTTTTGCAAAATCCGGTGCAAACGGACGTATCCTGCGCTATGTTTTTAATAACTTTGACCAGCCGGGACGTTACATTTACATTCGCGATGACAGATCATCAGACTTCTGGTCTGCATCCTGGCAGCCTGTAGGCAAAGATCTGGCTCAGTATAAGAGCGAATGCCGTCACGGAATCGGTTATACAAAAATTTCTGCCGACTACAGCGATATTCACTCAGAAGCCCTTTACTATGTTCCTCTTGGAAAAAGTTATGAAGTATGGGCATTATCTGTGACCAATCATTCTGATCACGAAAGGAACCTGACTCTCAGCGGATATGCAGAGTTTACCAACCACAGCAATTACGAACAGGATCAGGTTAATTTACAGTACTCTCTTTTTATTTCTCGTACACTGTTCGAAGGAAACAGAATTACTCAGCAGATTCATGGAAATCTTGATGCAATTCCTGAAAATGAGAAAGTAGATGGGAAAAATGTGACAGAACGTTTCTTTGGACTTGCAGGTGCTGAGGTTTCTTCTTACTGTGGGGACAAAAATGAATTTCTCGGAAGTTACCATGGATATGGAAACCCTGAAGGTATTGTCTGTGGTGATCTTGGTGATAAGACAAGCTATAATGAAAACTCCTGTGGTGCTCTCTCCTGCAAAATAACTCTTAAAGCAGGTGAAACCAGAACAATTGCTTTTCTTCTTGGAATGAAACCGTCATCTGAAGCTGCTGAAGTAATCAGATGTTACGAAAATCCGGCTCCAACTGTAGCAGAAGAACTGGAAGCATTAAAAGCTGACTGGAACAGTAAGCTTGATAATCTTAAAGTCAGCACTCCAAGTCCGGAATTTGATACTATGATTAATACCTGGAACGCATACAACTGTTTTATGACTTTCATCTGGTCCCGTGCAGCTTCCTTCATTTACTGTGGACTCAGAAATGGATACGGATACAGAGATACTGTACAGGATATTCAGGGAATCATCCATCTGGCACCGAAAATGGCACTGGAAAAGATTCGTTTCATGTTGTCTGCGCAGGTAAATAACGGTGGCGGACTCCCTCTTGTCAAGTTTACTCACACACCTGGAAAAGAAGATACTCCGGATGATGCTTCTTATGTACAGGAAACCGGCCATCCGGCTTACCGTGCAGATGATGCATTATGGCTTTTCCCAACTGTATATAAATATATTTCAGAAACCGGAAACACTGCTTTTCTTGATGAAGTGATTCCTTTTGCCAACAAAGATGAAGCTACTGTATATGAACATCTGAAACGTGCGGTTGCTTTCTCTCTTAATCACCTTGGACCTCATGGAATGCCCGCCGGACTTTATGCAGACTGGAATGACTGTCTCCGTCTGGGTGCAAACGGAGAATCTTCTTTTGTTGCTTTACAGTTCTATTATGCAATGACAATCCTGAAAATCTTTGCCGAATACAAAAAAGATACAAAATATGTACAGTATCTTGAAGAGACTCAGAAAGCATTTGGTGAAAAAGTTCAGGAACTGTGCTGGGATAACGACCGCTTCGTACGTGGTTATACAGAATCAGGAGAAAGAATCGGTGAAGCTGCTGCTCCTGAAGCAAATATGTGGCTGAATCCTCAGAGCTGGGCTGTCATCAGTGGTCTTGCCAGCCCTGAACAGGGAGACGCTGCACTGAACAATGTATACGAACGTCTAAACACAGAATATGGTGCGATCCTTATGGATCCACCTTATCATGCGCATGCTTTCGATGGTGCACTGGCAGTTATCTATAATCAGGGTACCAAAGAAAACTCCGGTATTTTCTCCCAATCCCAGGGCTGGCTGATTCTTGCTGAGGCACTCCGCGGTCATGGAGAACGTGCTTTTACCTATTTTATGGAAAATTCTCCTGCTGCGCAGAATGACTGTGCCGAAATCCGTCGTCTTGAACCATACTGCTATGGTCAGTTTACAGAGGGAAAAGCAAGCAAACACTTTGGACGCTCTCATGTTCACTGGCTGACAGGAACTGCTTCTACTGTAATGGTAGGATGTGTGGAAGGTATCCTCGGACTTCGCCCTGATCTTGAAGGACTTCGACTGTCTCCTTCTGTGCCAAAAAGCTGGAAACACTTTGAGATTGAGAAAGTTTTCCGTGAAAAACAGCTTCATATCTCTGTAGAAAATCCAGACGAAAAAGAATCTGGCTGCTGCAGTCTGGTTCTTAACGGACAGAAATTAGCAGATAATTATATCCCTGAAAAACTTCTTCAGGATAAGAACGAAGTCATATTAACTCTTTAA
- a CDS encoding helix-turn-helix domain-containing protein, with protein sequence MSYQNEWLLFEAEDEFDEIEHREPIEELLFYRAVASGDIKAVKKNCEQQRFTECDGVGVLSKNAVTNMKYHFVITTAMITRLCKQNGMEMEQAFHLSDFYIQKLDGIHTVEEVQSLHDEMVMDYTEKMRRYFRDNTYSKHINASKEYIYSHIKERITIEDLADSLGVSASYLSRLFKKETGISVSAYIRRQKIEMAKNLLQYSDYSIIEIANRLSFSSQSHFIQQFREVTGMTPGKYRDEHYMIHWDIEKELCVASESELKKEQD encoded by the coding sequence ATGAGTTATCAGAACGAATGGCTTCTTTTTGAGGCAGAAGATGAGTTTGATGAAATTGAGCACAGAGAACCGATAGAGGAATTATTGTTCTATCGTGCAGTTGCAAGTGGAGATATAAAAGCTGTTAAGAAGAATTGTGAACAGCAGAGATTTACAGAGTGTGATGGTGTGGGAGTACTGTCAAAGAATGCGGTCACAAATATGAAATATCATTTTGTTATCACTACCGCAATGATAACCAGACTCTGTAAACAAAATGGAATGGAGATGGAACAGGCATTTCACTTGAGTGATTTTTATATTCAAAAGCTGGATGGCATTCATACAGTAGAAGAGGTTCAGAGCCTTCATGATGAGATGGTGATGGATTATACTGAAAAAATGCGCAGATATTTCAGAGACAACACTTATTCTAAACATATCAACGCAAGTAAAGAATACATTTATTCTCATATCAAAGAACGAATTACAATAGAAGATCTTGCAGATTCACTTGGAGTATCTGCGAGCTATCTCTCCAGATTATTTAAAAAAGAAACAGGAATATCGGTCAGTGCCTATATCCGCAGACAGAAGATAGAAATGGCGAAAAATCTTTTGCAGTACAGTGATTATTCGATCATTGAGATTGCAAACCGTCTTTCCTTTTCTTCCCAGAGTCATTTCATCCAGCAGTTTAGGGAAGTTACGGGAATGACACCGGGCAAATACAGGGATGAACATTATATGATACACTGGGATATAGAAAAAGAACTTTGTGTCGCATCAGAGTCGGAACTGAAAAAAGAACAGGATTAA